The Gossypium arboreum isolate Shixiya-1 chromosome 2, ASM2569848v2, whole genome shotgun sequence region aaaagtatagggattaaatctaaaactttttcaaagtataaggactaaagaAAAAATTAAccttatataaataatatagtggTAAACAAAACAATCTCTGTTCTTTAGGGTTTATATTCAAAGTTAGTGACTATCATTCTTAATAATGTTTGTCTTACAGGTTTGTAGAAATACAATGTGTCTTATTATTGTACCTAACACTTGTCGGTAATGGAATTATGTAAGAAcgttgataaaaataaaatttcattgtTAAAAATTGAATGTTACCGTGGCGTATTAGTGTAATTGCAGACACCGTTTTatatatctattttattttaataaattttctagattgagaaaaaaaaagaagcgaAACTTCGAACTCCAACTCCGTTGACAACGAAATGATCTTCAAGAAGGGTCGACCCTTTAATCTATAATTGTTGATCTAAGCTATCCACGAAGAACCAACTTGAATCACTATGAACCAAATCTGCTGCATGGCACAGGCCATTTTCCAACTTTGCAAGTCCTTTAATCCAAGTCACCCCTTCACTCTTTGGTTTACAAACTTGTTGCCAGCTAACCATAGCACCCTTAACTTGTCATCATTGCCATTCCAAAAAAATCTCATGGATATTTGATTAATCCTTGCAATCACAGCCTTTAGCAAAACTAAGTGCCTAGCCTCATAGTTTTGTATATAAAAGAGCATTGCATGTACCAGTTGGACTCAACCTACATAAGAGAGCATTCTTGTAGACCACCTATTCACTCTCCCTTCGATCTTTTCAATCATAGGAACACAATCTCTAATAGATAACTTCCTTGTAACCAAGGGCACCCCTAAGTATTTGACAGGAAGCTTCCCCACAACAAAACCAGTAATCTCATGAATTTCTTGCAACTCAGATTTCGAGATacctgtaaaaaaaaaaatctcatttttactaGGATTTAGCTTCGAACCAGAAAATCTATAGAATTGTTTAAGAACACATTGAACTCCAACTTTTCGTTCAACAAAAATGAGCAAATCATCCACGAAGCACAAATGAGTTGCTTGATCTTCTGAGTTGTGGAATGACACTATAAAATTTTGTTAGTTGTTGCCTCATTAAGCATACAAGACAGATATTCATAACAGTGACATATATATACCCCCCCTGCATCAAGAACCACTTTTAAAAACTCCCAACACACTGAATCAAAGGCTTTTTGAAGATCAAACTTCAATGTACACCTTGGGGACAAAGATGATTGACCATAACCTTTGACAAGCTCTTGGGTTAGCAAAATATTCTTTGATATGCCTCTCCCTTGAGTGAAGGTTGATTAGTATCGAGGAAGCAACTACATCAACCTATTAACCATAATCCTCATTTTACATTTCTAGATTACAGAACAACACGAAACTGGCATGTAATCCTTGATGCATAAAGGATTATTCTTCTTATGAACCAACACACCAATAGTAGAGTTAAAAGTTGAATGAATATACCCCGACTTAAAATAACTCTTCACTATATTACTATCATCCGCGCCCACAATTTCTCAAATAGCTTGCAGAAAATGAGCAGGACCATCGAATCCAGATTAGAGGTCTACATAGATTAGGTTAGATCGGGTTCAAACATGCAAGGTATTTAGACTAGTTTTTCAAGTCTGAGTCCAGCTTAAAAAATGtgcttaagtttttttttttctcaaattcaacccatttttaaaaagataaatgcGGACCCTATTCGACTCTcccatatttgaatttttaaattattttttatctaaaataaatttaaaaatataactcACTAAATGCATTAAAACGTTTCTAACAcgttaaaaatacattaaaaagtatttatattaaaattaattataaatataataaatgttttattatatcaaaaataataaatattttattgtattaagtataattttaatattttatattttgattggGTTATTTAGTTGggtaaatttttctttttcttttttaagttttggctaatgaatttaattgttattaggttagtaatttaatagaaacatatataattattatttaacatacataattaatataatattttttataacataatatatttgGGCTGGGCTAGGCTGGGCTTAGGTCAAAAAAATCTCACACAATGCCTAGCCCATATAGAAAATAGACCTTAAAATTTACCCAAACCCATTTTTTGAGTCTTGTATTTTGTCCAAACATTCtcattttttaagaaaatttttgaacttgaataaatgACCTGACGTATAAACAAGTCTAATCTAGATGCTTTGTCACAATTTTTACATAGAAACCTTAATTTCTTCATTCTCGATAGACTTGATCAAATCATTCTTTCTCACCAAAAGTTGGAAAAAGTTATCTTATTAGATCAATAGTTGAAGCACTGATATTGTTATCCTTCTTCCCCAAGAACAAATTATAAAAGTTCACAATTTCTTCAACTATTTCCCCCTTGTTTTAAGCCCATCTCATTGTTCATTCAAGAGCTGTTATATATTTGTCTGGTTAAGCTTATACATaaaattaactcgatctatgaaaaTTTCTATAATATTTAACAAAGGAGTTTTAGGCATAGCATCATAATATTAACAAGACATTGAACCCAGCCCATTATGCAACACTTCATGTACCATGTTttttgtttaattattaatttcatcttttatttttatttttcaaaatttggtcATAAAcccaattattattaaataaaagaacttaaataattaattttatcgaTTCGTTGTATATAAATTGCTGAATtattaatttttgttaatttttttatataaatttgttAAACTTTTGATTctcatataaacaatttaaagattTAAGGGTATTCTCAAATTGcattaatttcttaattttcataaaataaaaactaaattttgataaattatagTAGAAGTACTTCTTAATATTTTATAAGGTGTGAAAGTCATAATCCAACTTTTTTTTATAAGTTTGTTTTATAAGGTTATTAAAACTTTGGACGGACTTAAAACTGTGGCAACCAAAGCTGTATGTGCTTCATTTAGGAAGAAATTTAGTGAATTGCAttctaaatttaatattttttataaattttattcaattttttcatttcttatattATTCTTAAACTCCCAAATCCCTAACTAATTATTAGATTACGGCACATTTGACTTAAtaaaaaagaaattatgtaaaagtttacataaaataataattaagctttaattaaaatGAACAAATTACAATTTAGAGAATTTATTGTCTTcaagtattattattattgagttttttaatttattctaagtttaaattttaaattgctttttatataaattttatataaaatatataaaaagacaaaaatatcATGCAGTAACATTCattaattgtttaaaatttaggtttttaattTTTTGACTTAATTAATATTGAATTAACTCGTAGCATTAACTTAATCAATTGTTTAAAAAATATTGTTAAGAATATTTGTTAAAGGTAGAGCAAAATTTAGTGTAaatataaatttaacaaaattaagAGTCCACATTTAACGAGCACAAATGCTCCTATGCAGATTTGTTTAATTTCACCCCAAAATTCGATGGGAAACGACAGAAAACCCCCCACACCCAAAAAAACGAAATAAAAGCCTAATTATAAATGCCAAAGTTAGTCTTCAAAACATGACACATTAGACCAGAGGCCCAAATTCTCAGTATTTGTAGTCCTTAACGTGAAGGCTCTCAGCAGCACCTTCACCAAGCTTTGCATCACCTTTATAGGTACCAAGAGTTGCCTCGGAGTTAGCCTTGCACCTAACGAGGAAAGCCTCTTGGGCCTTCGCCACATTCTCCGCTTTCCCACCCCAGGCCTTGAGAGTGCTCTGTTGAAGAGCTCGTCCAAATGAGAATGACAGTGACCATGGTTTCTTGGTCTTGAGCTTGTTCATGGCATTGAGGTTAACGGTAGCCTCTTCTTCACTTTGTCCACCAGATAAGAACACTACTGCAGGGACTGCAGGTGGGACGGTTCGTTGTAAGGCACGAACCGTGTGTTCGGCGATAACCTCGGGTGCAACTTTTGGGGAATCGGAACCGGGCGTCACCATGTTGGGTTTCAACAATGTACCTTCGAGCATCACATGGTGGTCGTTTAGAGCTTTGTAGCAAGCTGCGAGGACACGCTCGGTTACCGCAGCACACTTGTTAATGTCGTGTGGTCCATCAACAAGGATTTCGGGTTCGACAATGGGGACTAAGCCACATTGTTGGCAGATGGCGGAATACATGGCTAAGCCATTGGCGTTTTCTTGGATTGCAAGCTCGGTTGGTTCAATAGTGCCGATCTTAAGTACAGCACGCCATTTGGCAAACCGAGCACCAGCTTCGTAGTACTTTTGGCAACGCTGGGCAAGGCCATCAAGACCCTGGGTGAAAGTCTCGTCATTGGTTCCATTAAGCACAACGGTGCCGGTGTCAACCTTGATGCCAGGGAGGACACCAGATTCTTTCAACACATCAACAAAAAGCTTGCCTGCAATCAAGAACCAATTCTTAGAAACCAACTATAATCCATTAAAAATCCATATTGTCATGACGGAACTCGTTCGGCTATGTTGCAAACATAAATCAAAATTGTTCTCTTTAAATTCAAGCACAAAACCTCACAAAAGAATGCCAAAACATCACAAAGTAAACGAATTGATATCCATTTTGACAATTTCGAATTATGTATTACGATTCAATAGATCAAGTTGCGATACATTCTTAATTTATTAAGGATAATAATACCAGAAGCAGTTTTTTGGTATAGTGTTTCCTCGAAGAATATAACACCACTGATGAACTGGAGAGCACCGGGAGCAGTGAAGAGGAGCTCACGAAGAGCTCGCCTGTTTTCTTCAACATTCTCTACATTAATGCTTGCAAGACGCTTGCCGATTGTGCCGGTGGATTCATCAGCCGCAAGGATTCCCTTCCCAGGTGTGCCGATGTAGGCAGCGTTTTTAGCTAGCTCATCTGCaacattatatataaaattagaaTAACAAAAACAAAGATCCGAAAGAAACTATAAATTGAAACATAATGACCTATTACTCCACTTATTACCTAACTCCTGCATGTATCAATtgatttaaattctaaattcattcctaaattaagttaattaaacaGTAATTAAAGAAGGTTTAACCTTCAACTCAGATTGATCTAGTTTCAGTGATGTGATCATTGCATAGATTAACGAAACTAAATCAGATCTAAAAATCAGTGATGTGAATAGGCCATGAAGCTAAATTATAAAGTCATTActaaattaatctaattaaactGTAATTAAAGAAGGTTTCTCGTCTGTAAAAACCTCCAACTCAGATTGACCTAGTTTCAATGATGTGATTATTGCATAGATTAACGAAACTAAATCAAATATAAAAATCAGTGATGTGATTAGTGCATAAAGCTAAATTATAAATTCATTGCTCAATTAATTTAATCAAACAGTTATTAGCAAACTTTGTCATCAAATTATCGATCTAACATCAAACAAACAAGATCAATCGAAAGAGATTGTTAAGATTATATAAGAACATATACATTTAACGACGAGAATTAAAGGAAAAAATATTACCGGCGTATTTGCTAATGAAGCAAGACATGATTGAAAGGAAAATGAAGAACAAAAGAAAGTTGAGAGTGTCTGtttggaaggaaaaaaaaaaagaaagagtggAAGAGAAAAGGGAAGGGAAACGGTTTTTAAATGAGAAAAGTAGGCGGCAAAAATGGAGAGTTAATGGAAGAGAATAACTAACGCTGTTTATTGCCCTTGAATTTTTTATCTCTAGTATTGTAAAAgagtttaaaacaaataaacagaaTTTAATTGAaaagattattttttaaatttaactgaAATAGAAGTTATACtcaataataaacatagaaaatggaTCGGATCAAACTCGAGCCTTAACTATTCAAGCTCAAGTCCAACACATATTTTAACAGGCCTAACTATTTTGCCCAAGCCCTTTTTCGGGCCtgatatttttgtccaaaccttcTCAAATTTAGAGCGGACCTTCAAGTTTGAGTGGATAGCTCGACTCATAAGCAAACCTACTATCTATTAAGCCCTTGATTAAGTTTGTGCACGAGTTAGACTGCGTTCGTCATTGATTTTGTGATGAGCTTTTAGGGGGAAAAGTGCTTTTACACAAAAAGCAATAAAGAACAGAGGTAAAAAATAGAAGCTTTTCAGCTTAAGAAAAGTCATTTTTCTCAGATGAAAAAGGagaaattttgatgcttttttCAGCTCAAAAGTGCTTTTGATGCTATATTACCTTTTTAGCCTTATTTgttcttttactttttctttttttcattttttctaaCGTTAGAATCCATTTTCTccctttttttc contains the following coding sequences:
- the LOC108466722 gene encoding fructose-bisphosphate aldolase 6, cytosolic; the protein is MSCFISKYADELAKNAAYIGTPGKGILAADESTGTIGKRLASINVENVEENRRALRELLFTAPGALQFISGVIFFEETLYQKTASGKLFVDVLKESGVLPGIKVDTGTVVLNGTNDETFTQGLDGLAQRCQKYYEAGARFAKWRAVLKIGTIEPTELAIQENANGLAMYSAICQQCGLVPIVEPEILVDGPHDINKCAAVTERVLAACYKALNDHHVMLEGTLLKPNMVTPGSDSPKVAPEVIAEHTVRALQRTVPPAVPAVVFLSGGQSEEEATVNLNAMNKLKTKKPWSLSFSFGRALQQSTLKAWGGKAENVAKAQEAFLVRCKANSEATLGTYKGDAKLGEGAAESLHVKDYKY